In Limibacter armeniacum, the sequence TGTCAGAAGCTTTCCGACTTGGGTCGATTTAAAACAGATTCCCATTTATTTATGGTTTACAGGAGGACTTTTCAGCGTTTTAGGGATTAGTCTTTACTATTATACCATTCCAAAACTAGGCATATCAACAATGATCTCTTTGGGGTTATTTGGTCAGTTAGCATTTTCTACAATTGCTGGTCATTTCGGATGGCTAAACTTACCAATGGAGCCAATAACTATAAAAAGAGGTTTAGGCCTTATGATAATGATGACAGGAATTATTTTAATCAATATAAAATGAAAGAGACAACCAGCTTAAAGCAAGCGAATATAGATAACCTGACTTCACTTTGGAAGACAGTAGGAAGTTCATTTAATGCCTATTCCAAGATGTCAGGCTTTGAATATTGTGAAATTCAAAATGCTGAATGGCCAAACAGAGTATGGTTTAACCAAAATATCACACAACAAACTGTTGACTCCCTTAAAGAGAAAATAGCTGCTTCAACTTCCAAAATCACATTGCCTGTTTGGAATATTGAACACCAAAAGGAGGCTTCCATTTTAGAACGCAATGGCTTCAAAGCTACTTTTGAACAAGTTGGCATGTTATTGAAAATACAAAGCCGCTTTGAAACTGAAGGTCATGTAAAAATACAGCGTGTTGCAAACGAGACTGAAGCTAAACTATGGGCTGAGCTATTCAAAAAGTCATTCGGCTATATCATTAGTCATGAAACCGTTAGTAAAACATATAAGGATATTAATTTTTACATAGCGTATCATGATCATGTGGCTGTGGGTACAGCATTATTACATAAAACCGATCGTATTTTGG encodes:
- a CDS encoding DMT family transporter, which translates into the protein MNQITLSALAILGGIFLAAQGSFNSTLGILLKNPLLASVVAFFSSTVFAIAFVLLSVRSFPTWVDLKQIPIYLWFTGGLFSVLGISLYYYTIPKLGISTMISLGLFGQLAFSTIAGHFGWLNLPMEPITIKRGLGLMIMMTGIILINIK
- a CDS encoding GNAT family N-acetyltransferase, with product MKETTSLKQANIDNLTSLWKTVGSSFNAYSKMSGFEYCEIQNAEWPNRVWFNQNITQQTVDSLKEKIAASTSKITLPVWNIEHQKEASILERNGFKATFEQVGMLLKIQSRFETEGHVKIQRVANETEAKLWAELFKKSFGYIISHETVSKTYKDINFYIAYHDHVAVGTALLHKTDRILGVHSVGIPPEMRRRGYAEQIMKLLINLAVENQYEYITLQASSMGKHLYLKLGFEEQFLIRNYTLKHYT